From the Anguilla anguilla isolate fAngAng1 chromosome 8, fAngAng1.pri, whole genome shotgun sequence genome, one window contains:
- the LOC118234296 gene encoding uncharacterized protein LOC118234296 → MAQSHTSYSTTRGEVTSKWPDVIKNSVQIATEPKQTYLLNTAKIALNKDGTARTYTFIRKDLKRNRTIMMVGETGTGKSSLINMMVNYMLGVKWEDKIRFEIIPDESKRPQTESQATVITAYEIFGLEELSVPFSLTVIDMPGYGDTRSLDKDKQIAQNLYTFLESLSDVQQIDAVCLVVKASQYRLSPSQKYIFDAILSVFGKNMEKNFMILITFSDWMPPPALKLVSESGAPFLKDENNEPVHFLFNNLPPQKFAKKYEETYKTAWDNGTESFREFFETLDKMEPQSLGEIKNVLKQHQCLEDFFLRLESQIRVVEEKHKAFEDVQKTLEEHRQDLEKNNNFEDKKNVRKKIRIGKSILFCPVCVALCPHPSVLQSNSSNCSACPKKCSYEVHNINEEIFVEQNEERTGISEDLNKEAEGKISAAEKEMSKCEKELKHAEARKTNLMESCFQCILQLRDLALKFDSTSTRQKIPRLIEMLKEYNDTEKVETLQKILGNTA, encoded by the exons ATGGCACAATCTCACACAAG TTACTCTACAACGAGAGGAGAAGTTACATCTAAGTGGCCAGATGTAATTAAGAACAGTGTACAGATTGCAACAGAACCGAAGCAAACatacctgctgaacacagccaagATAGCACTGAATAAAGATGGAACAGCCAGGACATACACGTTTATAAGAAAGGACCTCAAAAGGAACAGGACAATCATGATGGTgggagaaacaggaacagggaaGTCTTCGCTCATCAATATGATGGTCAACTACATGCTGGGTGTAAAGTGGGAAGACAAGATCAGGTTTGAAATCATTCCAGATGAAAGCAAAAGACCTCAAACTGAATCTCAAGCCACTGTGATTACTGCCTATGAAATTTTTGGGCTGGAGGAACTGTCTGTTCCTTTTTCCCTCACAGTCATTGATATGCCAGGATATGGAGACACAAGAAGTCTGGATAAAGATAAACAAATAGCTCAGAATCTGTACACATTTTTGGAATCTTTAAGTGATGTTCAACAAATAGATGCAGTTTGCCTCGTGGTGAAGGCATCTCAATATCGCCTAAGTCCTAGCCAGAAATACATCTTTGATGCCATTCTGTCTGTCTTCGGGAAGAACATGGAGAAAAACTTCATGATTCTCATCACCTTCTCAGACTGGATGCCACCTCCAGCTCTTAAGCTAGTTTCTGAGTCTGGTGCACCTTTCCTCAAAGATGAAAATAATGAAcctgttcacttcctgttcaacaACCTTCCTCCTCAGAAGTTTGCTAAGAAATACGAAGAGACATATAAAACAGCCTGGGATAATGGAACAGAGAGCTTCAGAGAGTTTTTCGAAACTTTGGATAAAATGGAACCGCAAAGCTTGGGGGAGATTAAAAATGTCTTGAAGCAACATCAGTGCTTGGAAGATTTTTTCTTGAGATTGGAGAGTCAGATCAGGGTTGTGGAGGAGAAGCACAAGGCATTTGAGGATGTTCAGAAAACTCTGGAAGAGCACAGGCAAGACTTGGAGAAAAATAACAACTTtgaggataaaaaaaatgtcagaaagaAGATCAGAATTGGCAAAAGCATACTtttctgccctgtgtgtgtggcattaTGCCCCCATCCTTCGGTTCTGCAGTCCAACAGCAGCAACTGTTCAGCCTGTCCCAAAAAATGCAGCTATGAGGTCCACAACATCAATGAAGAAATATTTGTGgaacaaaatgaagaaagaacTGGAATTAGTGAGGACCTGAATAAAGAAGCTGAAGGCAAAATATCTGCAGCGGAGAAAGAGATGTCCAAGTGTGAAAAGGAGTTGAAGCATGCAGAGGCTCGGAAAACAAATCTCATGGAAAGTTGTTTTCAGTGCATTCTCCAGCTCAGAGACCTTGCTCTGAAGTTCGATTCAACTTCTACTCGTCAAAAAATTCCCAGGCTGATTGAAATGCTGAAGGAGTACAATGACACAGAGAAAGTGGAAACGCTGCAGAAGATTCTGGGAAACACTGCATGA
- the LOC118234291 gene encoding uncharacterized protein LOC118234291, whose translation MAQSHTSYSTTREEAAPIWSDVIKNSKQIATEPKQTYLLNTVKIDLNEAETFRRYTFGRKDPKKRNRTILLVGETGSGKSALINMMVNYMLGVEWEDNIMFKIISDEGTRRQTQSQTIAITAYEIYGLEELSVPFSLTVIDTPGFGDTEGLENDQRVSQYFYKLLTSTRGIQQIDAACLVVKATENRLSLSQKYIFDAILSLFGKNMEKNILTLITFSDWMPPSEALEAVAESGVPFPKDENDEPLHFLFNNLSLKNYKKKSENAYKSHWDNGKESMREFFQTLDRMETQSMRMTENVLEERRRLEACIQSVESQIKVVEMKLKALGEVKKTLKEHKEDMRKNTNFQFKYKTVVMKKVPAAEAALLCPKCEVTCHTPCTWAPDLWLCHVMDWNWNCTACPGKCSYKVHEKGHTAYKPEYEEKTGTYEDQKKTSEGTTAAQEKVIRESICEQELRNAEAEKTSLIERCFQCILQLRELALKFESDSTRQSILRLIEVLKRDNEAEKAETLQDILENTVQRD comes from the exons ATGGCACAATCTCACACAAG TTACTCTACAACAAGAGAAGAAGCTGCACCTATATGGTCAGATGTAATTAAGAACAGCAAACAGATTGCAACAGAACCCAAACAGACatacctgctgaacacagtcaAGATCGATCTGAATGAAGCTGAAACATTCAGGAGATACACATTTGGAAGAAAGGACCCCAAAAAACGGAACAGGACAATCCTGTTGGTGGGAGAAACAGGATCAGGGAAGTCTGCGCTCATCAATATGATGGTCAACTACATGCTGGGGGTAGAGTGGGAAGACAACatcatgtttaaaataatttcagatgaAGGCACAAGACGCCAGACTCAATCTCAGACCATTGCGATTACTGCCTATGAGATTTATGGGCTGGAGGAACTGTCTGTTCCTTTTTCACTCACAGTCATTGATACACCAGGATTTGGAGACACAGAAGGGCTTGAGAATGATCAAAGAGTTTCTCAGTATTTTTACAAGTTACTTACTTCCACAAGGGGCATTCAACAAATAGATGCAGCTTGCCTTGTGGTGAAGGCAACTGAAAATCGCCTCAGTCTCAGCCAGAAGTACATCTTCGATGCCATCCTGTCCCTCTTTGGGAAGAACATGGAGAAAAACATCCTGACTCTCATCACCTTCTCTGACTGGATGCCACCTTCAGAAGCTCTTGAGGCAGTTGCCGAGTCTGGCGTACCTTTCCCCAAAGATGAAAATGATGAacctcttcacttcctgttcaacaACCTTTCTCTTAAAAATTATAAGAAGAAATCTGAAAACGCATATAAATCGCACTGGGATAACGGAAAAGAGAGCATGAGGGAGTTCTTCCAGACTTTGGATCGAATGGAAACTCAAAGCATGAGGATGACTGAAAATGTCTTGGAGGAACGCCGGAGACTGGAAGCTTGTATCCAGAGCGTTGAGAGTCAGATCAAGGTCGTGGAGATGAAGCTCAAGGCACTTGGGGAAGTTAAGAAAACTCTGAAAGAGCACAAAGAGGACATGAGGAAAAATACCAactttcagtttaaatacaAAACTGTTGTCATGAAGAAGGTCCCAGCTGCTGAAGCTGCACTCCTCTGTCCGAAGTGTGAGGTAACCTGCCACACTCCATGTACGTGGGCACCTGACCTGTGGTTGTGTCATGTAATGGACTGGAATTGGAACTGTACGGCCTGTCCTGGAAAATGCAGCTACAAGGTCCATGAAAAAGGACACACAGCATATAAGCCAGAATACGAAGAAAAAACAGGAACTTATGAGGACCAGAAAAAAACGTCTGAAGGGACGACAGCCGCACAAGAGAAAGTAATACGTGAGTCCATATGTGAGCAAGAGTTAAGGAATGCAGAAGCTGAGAAAACCAGCCTCATTGAAAGGTGTTTCCAGTGCATTCTCCAGCTTAGAGAGCTTGCTCTGAAGTTTGAGTCTGATTCTACTCGTCAGAGTATTCTCAGGCTGATAGAAGTGCTGAAGAGGGACAACGAGGCAGAGAAAGCGGAAACACTGCAGGATATTCTGGAAAACACTGTGCAAAGAGATTAA